In Candidatus Thermoplasmatota archaeon, a single genomic region encodes these proteins:
- a CDS encoding oligopeptide transporter, OPT family, whose product MSREDFKSFIPAEEKLPELTLKAVLVGMVLAIIMGSANAYLGLYAGMTVSAAIPGAIMALALLKPLKGNILENVTGMMGAAAGEALAAGVIFTIPALVVIGAWDNIHYLETTLIALIGGLLGVLWMVPLRRALIVKTDLPFPEGIAVAAVITTAAGGGGGSKGSEGSIWMVVGAALAAVVKFSQVSLNIFRGSVEKVVAVGKYYILGRSTEGYFYGGSAASPALLGVGYIVGPRIASFVFAGGLLGWVVLTPLIILSTGMPADATSTLDGFYTIWGDYVRYIGVGAMVVGGLYTIWSLRSNLMGGIKEAIIGLRGGEVVTKKRTDTDLNFKKVFLTIGFLVIPTFILYAWASETYAISAFMSVLLVVAAFLASAIAGYMAGLLGSSNNPISGVTVAVLLFVSILMLAFGVTGIEGMTIVILMAAVVCCAGAISGDVLQSMAAGEMIGSTPYKQQLAEVFGIIAAAPVLGIVVKALDGAYGIGTKNLPAPQAFLMGGIVKGVIGGEMVWPYVIAGAFLALVLILMDIPVLPVAIGTYLPLSLSIPIFVGGGVRAVVDKIIARRSTGNEGEEELSDWEMAIKKHGVSPKERAHRTGLLFTAGLIAGEAIMGVISAFLIIGHVNLKLLEDAPSWPGMLIWCYIAFLVGYVVLREFNKAQSESEK is encoded by the coding sequence ATGTCACGTGAAGATTTTAAGTCTTTCATTCCTGCAGAAGAAAAACTTCCAGAATTGACTCTTAAGGCCGTGCTCGTGGGCATGGTTCTTGCAATTATTATGGGCTCAGCAAATGCGTATCTGGGTCTTTATGCAGGAATGACTGTATCAGCTGCCATACCGGGAGCGATAATGGCACTTGCTCTTCTAAAGCCGTTGAAAGGTAACATACTGGAAAATGTAACAGGCATGATGGGGGCAGCAGCAGGTGAGGCACTGGCAGCAGGAGTGATTTTCACGATCCCGGCCCTCGTTGTTATCGGTGCCTGGGATAATATCCACTATCTGGAAACCACCCTCATAGCACTGATTGGCGGACTTCTGGGCGTTCTATGGATGGTCCCGCTGAGAAGAGCCCTTATAGTAAAAACTGATTTACCATTTCCAGAAGGAATTGCAGTCGCTGCCGTAATTACCACGGCGGCTGGCGGCGGGGGGGGAAGCAAGGGAAGCGAGGGGAGCATATGGATGGTGGTGGGAGCCGCGCTTGCAGCAGTGGTAAAATTCTCACAGGTATCGCTGAATATTTTTAGGGGAAGCGTTGAGAAAGTAGTTGCAGTTGGAAAATATTATATATTGGGGCGATCAACAGAGGGTTATTTTTATGGGGGAAGTGCAGCCTCGCCGGCGCTGCTTGGCGTGGGATATATCGTGGGGCCCAGGATTGCTTCGTTTGTTTTCGCAGGAGGTTTACTCGGCTGGGTTGTTCTGACACCGCTGATTATCCTTTCCACCGGCATGCCCGCAGATGCAACCAGCACGTTAGATGGATTTTATACGATATGGGGGGACTACGTCAGGTATATCGGTGTCGGGGCGATGGTTGTCGGAGGTCTGTACACGATATGGAGCTTGAGGAGCAATCTTATGGGAGGGATAAAAGAAGCCATCATAGGATTGAGAGGAGGAGAAGTAGTGACGAAAAAGAGGACAGATACCGATCTGAATTTTAAAAAAGTATTTCTTACAATTGGATTTCTTGTCATCCCCACATTTATACTATATGCATGGGCGTCCGAGACGTATGCCATATCAGCATTCATGTCGGTATTACTTGTAGTCGCAGCCTTCCTGGCGAGTGCAATAGCAGGGTACATGGCGGGGCTGCTCGGCTCATCAAATAATCCCATATCGGGTGTGACGGTAGCAGTACTGCTTTTCGTGAGCATACTGATGCTGGCATTCGGAGTGACGGGGATAGAGGGCATGACGATCGTGATACTAATGGCAGCTGTTGTGTGTTGTGCAGGAGCTATATCCGGAGATGTCTTACAATCAATGGCGGCGGGCGAGATGATAGGTTCAACACCCTACAAACAGCAGCTTGCAGAAGTATTCGGCATAATTGCGGCAGCCCCTGTACTTGGCATTGTTGTAAAGGCGCTAGATGGGGCATATGGAATAGGCACAAAGAATTTACCTGCCCCTCAGGCGTTTTTAATGGGGGGGATTGTAAAGGGAGTCATTGGAGGAGAGATGGTATGGCCATATGTCATTGCGGGTGCGTTTCTTGCCCTGGTATTAATACTGATGGATATTCCTGTTCTGCCCGTGGCAATAGGAACATATCTGCCGCTCTCCCTCAGCATACCGATTTTTGTCGGGGGGGGTGTAAGGGCTGTAGTGGATAAAATAATAGCAAGGAGATCCACAGGCAATGAAGGGGAGGAGGAACTGAGCGACTGGGAAATGGCCATTAAAAAGCATGGGGTGTCACCCAAAGAAAGGGCCCACCGTACTGGCCTGCTATTCACCGCCGGCCTTATTGCGGGAGAGGCAATAATGGGGGTCATATCGGCGTTCCTGATTATAGGGCATGTGAATTTGAAATTGCTGGAGGATGCACCGTCATGGCCCGGAATGCTTATCTGGTGTTATATCGCATTTCTGGTAGGATATGTTGTATTGAGGGAATTTAACAAAGCCCAATCTGAGAGTGAAAAGTAA
- a CDS encoding PqqD family protein: MKSKNFKLEIGKDARPMRTAEWYEEEGLARIKAIKFEGKLGKWLCRVLKKQNYIVVNLDEMGSFIWKRCDGKTTVGEILNEMKESMGEKFEEEGMEKRSFLFLHMLKNRGLITWE; the protein is encoded by the coding sequence GTGAAAAGTAAAAATTTTAAACTTGAGATAGGGAAAGATGCCAGGCCTATGCGCACCGCGGAGTGGTATGAGGAAGAAGGGCTTGCCAGAATCAAGGCCATCAAATTTGAAGGAAAATTGGGCAAATGGCTTTGCAGGGTATTGAAAAAGCAGAATTACATAGTGGTAAATCTGGACGAAATGGGTTCATTCATATGGAAGAGATGTGATGGAAAAACAACTGTCGGGGAAATATTGAATGAAATGAAAGAAAGCATGGGAGAAAAATTTGAAGAGGAAGGCATGGAGAAGCGCTCTTTTTTGTTCCTCCACATGCTGAAAAACCGCGGGCTTATAACCTGGGAATGA
- a CDS encoding thioredoxin family protein, translated as MKHILYAGMAAFLTLVAILFLLLFLPSGGETIVEYYYMEGCGDCEETTPIIKEIEKEYSVNIKWISVNTQEGLEKWNKYNFTEVPAVVINGEEIPKGEITKERLVREISL; from the coding sequence ATGAAACACATTTTATATGCAGGCATGGCAGCTTTTCTAACTCTTGTAGCGATCCTGTTTCTACTCCTTTTTCTGCCATCTGGAGGAGAAACAATTGTTGAGTATTATTACATGGAAGGATGTGGTGATTGCGAGGAAACGACTCCCATAATCAAGGAAATTGAGAAAGAATACAGCGTGAATATAAAATGGATAAGCGTGAACACTCAAGAAGGATTAGAGAAGTGGAACAAGTATAATTTTACTGAAGTGCCCGCGGTAGTTATAAATGGAGAGGAAATCCCTAAAGGTGAGATAACAAAGGAAAGGCTTGTCCGGGAAATAAGCCTATGA